One window of the Piliocolobus tephrosceles isolate RC106 chromosome 17, ASM277652v3, whole genome shotgun sequence genome contains the following:
- the CCP110 gene encoding centriolar coiled-coil protein of 110 kDa isoform X2: protein MPAPLGGPSVWSLKSEELEECDCGRMEEYEKFCEKSLARIQEASLSTESFLPAQSESISLIRFHGVAILSPLLNVEKRKEMQQEKQKALDIEARKQVNRKKTLLTRVQEILDNVQVRKAPNASDFDQWEMETVYSNSEVRNLNVPATFPNSFPSDTEHSTVAKLDKIAGILPLDNEDQCKTNGTDLARDSEGFNSPKQCDSSNISHVENEAFPKTSSATAQETLISDGLFSVNEQQDLPLLAEVTPDPYVMSLQNLMKKSKEYIEREQSRRSLRGSMMRIVNESHLDKENDAVKVADCVKEKAQLTGKHCVSVIPDKPSLNKSNVLLQGASTQASSMSMPVLASFSKVDIPVRTGHSTVLESNSDFKVIPTFVTENNVIKSLTGSYAKLPSPEPSMSPKMHRRRSRTSSACHILINNPINACELSPKGKEQAMDLIVQDTDEKTNGPEIVPKLPIDLAGVCSSKVYVGKNTSEVKEDVVLGKSNQVCQSSGNHLENKVTHGLATVEGQLTSDERGAHKMNSTCAVMPKLHEPYASSQCIASPNFGTVSALKPASMLEKNCSLQTELNKSYDVKNPSPLLMQNQNMRQQMDTPMVSCGNEQFLDNSFEKVKRRLDLDIDGVQKENCPYVITSGITEQERQHLPEKRYPKGSVFINKNKILGTSSKESEELLKSKMLAFEEMRKRLEEQHAQQLSLLIAEQEREQERLQKEIEEQEKMLKEKKAMTAEASELDINSAVELEWRKISDSSLLETMLSQADSLHTSNSNSSGFTNSALQYSFVSANEAPFYLWGSSTSGLTKLSVTRPFGRAKTRWSQVFSPEIQAKFNKITAVAKGFLTRRLMQTDKLKQLRQTVKDTMEFIRSFQSEAPLKRGVVSAQDASLQERVLAQLRAALYGIHDIFFVMDAAERMSILHHDRDVRKEKMLRQMDKMKSPRVALSAATQKSLDRKKYMKAAEMGMPNKKFLVKQNPSETRVLQPNQGQNAAVHRLLSRQGSICRKNPKKAAKCCDNLRRQHSLG from the exons CTTAACgttgagaaaagaaaggaaatgcaacAAGAAAAGCAGAAAGCACTTGATATAGAAGCAAGAAAGCAGGTTAACAGGAAGAAAACTTTACTGACTCGTGTCCAGGAGATTCTTGACAATGTTCAG GTTAGAAAAGCACCTAATGCCAGTGATTTTGATCAGTGGGAGATGGAAACGGTTTACTCTAATTCAGAAGTCAGAAACTTGAATGTTCCTGCTACATTTCCAAATAGCTTTCCAAGCGATACCGAACACTCTACTGTAGCAAAGCTTGATAAGATAGCTGGGATTTTGCCATTGGATAATGAGGACCAATGTAAAACTAATGGAACAGACTTAGCTAGAGATTCAGAAGGATTTAATTCTCCGAAGCAATGTGATAGTTCCAATATTAGTCACGTAGAAAATGAAGCTTTTCCAAAGACCTCTTCAGCAACTGCACAAGAAACTCTTATTTCTGATGGTCTCTTCTCAGTAAATGAACAACAGGATCTACCACTTTTGGCAGAAGTCACCCCAGATCCCTATGTAATGAGTCTTCAGAATCTGATGAAAAAGTCAAAGGAATATATAGAAAGAGAACAATCTAGACGCAGTCTGAGAGGTAGTATGATGAGAATTGTTAATGAGAGTCATttagacaaagaaaatgatgCTGTTAAAGTGGCTGACTGTGTAAAAGAGAAGGCCCAGTTGACAGGCAAACACTGTGTCTCAGTTATTCCTGACAAACCAAGCCTTAATAAATCAAATGTTCTTCTCCAAGGTGCTTCCACTCAAGCAAGCAGCATGAGTATGCCAGTTTTAGCTAGCTTTTCGAAAGTGGACATACCTGTACGAACTGGCCATTCCACTGTTCTAGAGTCTAATTCTGATTTTAAAGTTATTCCCACTTTTGTTACTGAAAATAATGTTATCAAAAGTCTTACAGGTTCATATGCCAAATTACCTAGTCCGGAGCCAAGTATGAGTCCTAAAATGCACCGAAGACGTTCCAGGACATCATCAGCATGTCATATACTTATAAATAATCCAATAAATGCCTGTGAATTAAGCcctaaaggaaaagaacaggCAATGGACTTAATTGTTCAAGATACTGATGAAAAAACAAATGGGCCCGAAATTGTGCCAAAGTTACCAATTGATTTAGCAGGAGTTTGTTCCAGCAAGGTTTATGTGGGCAAAAATACATCTGAAGTCAAAGAAGATGTGGTTTTAGGTAAATCAAATCAGGTATGTCAATCTTCAGGaaatcatttagaaaataaagttacTCATGGACTTGCTACTGTGGAAGGTCAGTTAACATCCGATGAGAGAGGCGCACACAAAATGAACAGTACCTGTGCTGTGATGCCAAAGCTGCATGAACCATATGCCAGCAGTCAGTGTATAGCAAGTCCAAACTTTGGAACTGTGAGTGCACTCAAGCCAGCCAGTATGTTAGAGAAAAACTGCAGTTTGCAAACGGAACTGAATAAGTCTTATGATGTAAAAAACCCTTCTCCTTTACTGATGCAAAACCAGAATATGAGACAGCAGATGGACACACCTATGGTGTCCTGTGGAAATGAACAATTTTTGGATAACAGTTTTGAGAAAGTTAAACGGAGACTTGATTTGGATATTGATGGTGTGCAAAAAGAAAACTGCCCTTATGTCATAACAAGCGGAATAACTGAACAAGAAAGGCAACATTTGCCAGAAAAAAGATACCCTAAGGGATCTGTCTTCattaacaagaataaaatattaggaaCTAGTTCCAAAG AAAGCGAGGAGTTACTAAAAAGCAAGATGCTAGCTTTTGAAGAAATGCGGAAGAGACTAGAAGAACAGCACGCTCAGCAGTTATCACTACTCATAGCTGAGCAGGAAAGGGAACAAGAAAGACTGCAAAAG GAAATAGAAGAGcaggagaaaatgttaaaagagaaGAAGGCAATGACAGCGGAAGCCTCTGAGTTGGACATTAACAGTGCAGTGGAAttagaatggagaaaaataagtgACTCTAGTTTGCTGGAAACAATGCTATCTCAAGCGGACTCACTCCATACTTCAAATTCAAATAGTtctg GTTTCACAAATTCTGCCCTGCAGTATAGCTTTGTTTCTGCAAACGAAGCACCATTCTACCTCTGGGGATCATCAACTAGTGGCTTGACTAAACTGTCAGTAACAAGGCCTTTTGGAAGAGCCAAAACTAGATGGTCTCAA GTTTTTAGTCCGGAAATACAagcaaaatttaacaaaataactgCAGTGGCAAAAGGATTTCTTACTCGTAGACTTATGCAGACAGATAAGCTGAAGCAACTTCGACAAACTGTAAAA gATACTATGGAATTCATAAGAAGTTTTCAGTCAGAAGCACCATTAAAGAGAGGCGTTGTTTCAGCTCAAGATGCTTCACTTCAGGAAAGAGTGTTAGCTCAG TTGCGAGCTGCCCTGTATGGTATTCATGACATATTCTTTGTAATGGATGCAGCTGAAAGAATGTCTATTCTACATCATGATCGAGACGTTCGCAAAGAGAAAATGCTCAGGCAAATG GATAAAATGAAAAGTCCACGAGTGGCTCTTTCAGCTGCAACACAGAAGTCTCTTGATAGGAAGAAATACATGAA AGCTGCTGAAATGGGAATGCCAAATAAGAAATTTCTGGTTAAACAAAATCCTTCTGAAACAAG AGTCCTTCAGCCAAACCAAGGACAGAATGCAGCTGTTCATAGGCTACTTAGTAGACAAGG GAGTATATGCAGGAAAAATCCAAAGAAAGCGGCCAAATGTTGCGACAATTTAAGAAGACAACATTCATTAGGATAA